A stretch of Henckelia pumila isolate YLH828 chromosome 4, ASM3356847v2, whole genome shotgun sequence DNA encodes these proteins:
- the LOC140861336 gene encoding protein FAR1-RELATED SEQUENCE 5-like: MNPVIFRDHYQSIRNVIVNSTTSDEFENSWEEVMNCANLVQNDWLNLMYEIRHKWVPAYFKHVFSARMSSSQRSKSSHAFFKKYISNKNSLLDFIIRFNKAVQHQRHNELVADHIDMNERPKTKSNWPMEAQMVNVYTKTKWLVFQNEIGQSHGYIAQQASLGHDFGVYNVINSQGSSSSKTRFEGIPCRHMLAFFRINQVLPMVEQDVIDDPERCLMSRHLMLSCKSSTLIDVSSLTKERTNFLSEQFDFIESKMKEMNIEALSSGSQSKHNIDRLIGINDPAEIRTKGCGKRLKSSKEKSTSKGRLCHGCGRRGVSPDKRNYSNLQSGQMSQKLSKSGDFLMEFDQVDIKCNWLPYAVLLQTLAHAI; the protein is encoded by the exons ATGAACCCTGTGATTTTTCGTGACCACTATCAAAGCATAAGGAATGTCATTGTCAATTCGACAACAAGTGATGAATTTGAGAATTCATGGGAAGAGGTTATGAATTGTGCAAATTTGGTCCAAAATGATTGGCTTAATTTGATGTATGAGATACGTCATAAGTGGGTGCCAGCCTATTTCAAACATGTGTTTTCTGCAAGGATGTCAAGTAGTCAAAGATCCAAAAGTTCACATGCCTTTTTCAAGAAGTACATCTCTAACAAGAATTCATTGTTGGATTTTATCATCCGTTTCAATAAGGCAGTCCAACACCAAAGACACAATGAGTTAGTCGCTGATCATATTGATATGAATGAGCGTCCGAAGACTAAGTCGAACTGGCCAATGGAAGCTCAGATGGTGAATGTTTACACTAAAACTAAATGGTTGGtgtttcaaaatgaaatcggtCAGAGTCATGGTTATATTGCGCAACAAGCATCTCTTGGACACGATTTTGGGGTttacaatgtcatcaattctcAAGGTTCTTCTTCTTCGAAAACAAGG TTTGAGGGCATTCCTTGTAGGCATATGTTAGCTTTTTTCCGTATCAACCAAGTGCTTCCTATGGTTGAGCAAGATGTGATTGATGATCCAGAAAGGTGTTTGATGTCCAGACATTTGATGTTATCCTGCAAATCTTCCACTTTAATCGATGTTTCATCTTTGACTAAAGAGAGAACAAACTTCTTGTCTGaacaatttgattttattgaaagcAAAATGAAGGAGATGAATATTGAAGCATTAAGCAGTGGAAGTCAAAGTAAGCATAACATAGATAGGCTCATTGGTATCAATGATCCAGCTGAAATAAGAACAAAGGGATGTGGGAAAAGATTAAAATCATCGAAGGAGAAGTCAACCTCAAAGGGCAGACTATGTCATGGATGTGGACGTCGAGGTGTATCACCTGACAAGCGTAACTATTCGAATTTGCAAAGCGG TCAAATGTCACAGAAGCTCTCTAAATCTGGAGATTTCTTGATGGAATTTGATCAAGTAGATATTAAATGCAATTGGTTGCCGTACGCAGTGCTATTACAGACCCTAGCTCATGCCATCTAA